GCAGACCTGGATCGATGTAACCAAACTTTACCAAGGCACAAAAGCGCCTTTCAACCCCTCTGACCCTCGAGGATCAGCTCTATCACCAGCTAAATTCCTCCCGCATGCCTTCAATGGCTCGCCCTGGGGAGATAGTACCCTTGTCTCAGAGACAGTTTCTTTGCAAATGCCAACGCTGGAGGCTGTCAAGCTCTGGGACGTCTTCATGGAACGTGTTGAACCTGTGGTAAAAATCAACTTTAAATGGACCCTCTCTCATCTAAAAGCAGCAATATCCGACGGAGAAAAGTGGAATCGCCTTGAAGATGGTGAACGGGCTCTCATCTTATCTTCAAGGCTGTTCGCAGCAGTAAGTTTGGCTAATAATGAATGCCTGCGACGCTTTGGAAGATCGAGAGCTATCCTAGTAAGCGAATGTCGGATGAGATGCGACATCGCCTTTTCAAAGATGAGTCTCTTGGCTATAGACAGCTTGGCAACAATAAAAGCATTTTGCTTATATATTGTAAGCAATACTTGATCCTACGGAATATCACTGCTAACTCACACGCAGAAAGCCAACATCGACACCCTAACATCGCGAAGTCTCTGGACATTGATGGGTCTAGTGTCACGTTCTGCGGAGCAACTCGGCATCCATCGCGACGGTACAGTCCTTGGTCTTTCGCCCATCGAAACAGAAGAGCGACGAAGAATCTGGTGGCAGCTCCAACATCTCGATCTCATCCTTTCTCTCAAAAACGGCGTTACGCCTTTATCTTTTGGAACAGCATGGGACGTGAAGCTTCCTCTCAATATCGAAGACGAAGATCTTGACCCGAACTCAAAGGACCCGCCTAAAGAACGAACAGGCCTAACATCGTTTGCCTACACCGGTTTTACTTACTATTTACTGGAAGTACAGCGCAATTTTCGGATTACTCAGGCCAGTCAGCTAGCAGCCGGTGAGGGATCCTTGCTTGGCTGTTTGGCTGATTCCATGATTGATGGGCTGGAAAAGGGACTCAACGAGAACTTTCTGCAGTACTGCGACCCCATAAACCCCCTGCATACACTTCTGCAGATCTCGGCGCGAGCTGTCATTAATATTCTGCGTCTGCGAAAGTATCACGAAGCCAAGATGCGATCTAATAGTGCAGGAGACAAATGTCACATGGAGCATTTCGACCTCTGCATGCAAGCGATGAGGTACCAAGTTGTGTCGCATGCGAATCCCCTTTTACAAAAGTTTCGCTGGCTTGCTGAGACTTCGTTTGTGTGGTATGCTCGTAAGTAGTTCAAGTCTGTCTCGCCTTTTCATTTCCTTACTGACTATTGTGACAAGTCATCGGCATACTGGTAGACATGACACTCTTGACAGATGTTGCAAAGATCCAGTCAGCCTGGTCTCTGCTAGAAGACCTGTATACCGCTACAGAACATTTAACGGATATGTCAGAAGACAGAAGGACTTCGCACGCCGCCAAGTCTGTTATCGCAACGTGGAATGAGTGTCGACAAAAGCCCGGGTTGGAATATATGGAGAAGCCGCCGTTTGTGTCACATTTGGAAGACCTTTTAGCTCAGGATGAAAGGAATCTTGCTAGCGAAGCAAGTAGAAAGGAGAACCAAATGGATACCACAATGGACTTGGGACAAGGAAAGGCTGGGGAAGATGACTTACAACCATTTGGGTTCGAGTTTGCAGACATTGACTGGGCGTTTTGGGATAGTATTAGATAGGACGCTTGTTCTGTGCATGAATGGTTTCTCCCTGAGCAACCAAAAGTCA
This Fusarium poae strain DAOMC 252244 chromosome 3, whole genome shotgun sequence DNA region includes the following protein-coding sequences:
- a CDS encoding hypothetical protein (TransMembrane:1 (o367-386i)) — its product is MMVQQEGKAVYHESEGWQTWIDVTKLYQGTKAPFNPSDPRGSALSPAKFLPHAFNGSPWGDSTLVSETVSLQMPTLEAVKLWDVFMERVEPVVKINFKWTLSHLKAAISDGEKWNRLEDGERALILSSRLFAAKANIDTLTSRSLWTLMGLVSRSAEQLGIHRDGTVLGLSPIETEERRRIWWQLQHLDLILSLKNGVTPLSFGTAWDVKLPLNIEDEDLDPNSKDPPKERTGLTSFAYTGFTYYLLEVQRNFRITQASQLAAGEGSLLGCLADSMIDGLEKGLNENFLQYCDPINPLHTLLQISARAVINILRLRKYHEAKMRSNSAGDKCHMEHFDLCMQAMRYQVVSHANPLLQKFRWLAETSFVWYALIGILVDMTLLTDVAKIQSAWSLLEDLYTATEHLTDMSEDRRTSHAAKSVIATWNECRQKPGLEYMEKPPFVSHLEDLLAQDERNLASEASRKENQMDTTMDLGQGKAGEDDLQPFGFEFADIDWAFWDSIR